A region from the Peromyscus leucopus breed LL Stock chromosome 9, UCI_PerLeu_2.1, whole genome shotgun sequence genome encodes:
- the Cebpe gene encoding CCAAT/enhancer-binding protein epsilon, which produces MSHGTYYECEPRGGQQPLEFSGGRAGPGELGDMCEHEASIDLSAYIESGEEQLLSDLFAMKPAPETRSLKGPGTPSFPHYLPADPRPFAYPSHTFGPDRKALGPGIYGNPGSYDPRAVAVKEEPRGPEGSRGTSRGGYNPLQYQVAHCGQTAVHLPPALAAPGQPLRVLKAPVAAAAPPCSPLLKAPSPAGPSHKGKKAVNKDSLEYRLRRERNNIAVRKSRDKAKRRIMETQQKVLEYMAENERLRSRVEQLTQELDTLRNLFRQIPEAASLIKGVGGCS; this is translated from the exons ATGTCCCACGGGACCTACTACGAGTGTGAGCCTCGAGGTGGCCAGCAGCCGCTCGAGTTCTCGGGGGGCCGAGCCGGGCCCGGGGAGCTGGGGGACATGTGTGAGCATGAGGCCTCCATCGACCTCTCCGCCTACATCGAGTCCGGGGAAGAGCAGCTGCTTTCTGACCTCTTTGCCATGAAGCCAGCGCCTGAAACCCGAAGCCTGAAGGGCCCGGGAACCCCTTCGTTCCCCCACTACCTGCCGGCTGACCCTCGGCCGTTTGCTTATCCCTCACATACATTTGGCCCAGATAGGAAGGCTCTGGGGCCTGGCATTTACGGCAACCCGGGGAGCTACGATCCCAGGGCTGTGGCCGTGAAGGAGGAGCCTCGTGGGCCGGAGGGCAGCCGGGGCACCAGCCGAGGCGGCTACAACCCGCTGCAGTACCAAGTGGCACACTGTGGGCAGACAGCGGTGCACCTTCCCCCGGCGCTGGCAGCACCTGGCCAGCCCCTCCGCGTCCTCAAG GCCCCTGTGGCTGCTGCCGCCCCTCCGTGCAGCCCCCTCCTCAAGGCCCCCTCCccagctgggccctcccacaagGGCAAGAAGGCCGTGAACAAAGACAGCCTCGAGTACCGGCTGCGCCGGGAACGCAACAACATCGCAGTGCGCAAGAGCCGGGACAAGGCCAAGCGGCGCATTATGGAGACGCAGCAGAAAGTGCTGGAGTACATGGCCGAAAACGAGCGTCTGCGCAGCCGCGTGGAGCAGCTCACCCAGGAGCTGGACACCCTTCGTAACCTCTTCCGCCAGATCCCCGAGGCCGCCAGCCTTATCAAGGGTGTGGGGGGCTGCAGCTGA